In Victivallis sp. Marseille-Q1083, the genomic stretch AATGACAACCGATCTCATGACCGGCTGCTGCAACCTGTCGGACAATCTGCGGATGCTGCGAGGCGGCATGACCGGTCCAGAAAAACGTGGCGCCGGCGCCATGGCGCTCCAGGAGTTCCAGCAGCCGGAAGGTGCCGAATTTGACTCCTTCGTAAAAATCGGTGAAACTGCCGATGTCATTTTCCATATCGATGCCGAGCACCACGTCGAATTGCGTTTCCATTCAAACAACCTTTCCTGAGTTTTCCTGAATATAACTTCAGAATTCGAAATGGTCCAGGTCGGAATGGCGTTTATCCAACGCCGGGCTGAACGGCACCGCGCCGGCGGCGGTGATCTCATAACCGCTTTCGATACGGATGCCGTTGAATTCCGGATGGCCGAAGAAACTGATGTCGACGCAGACGGTCATGCCGGGTTCCAGCACATCGTCGCTGTTCGGGCCGAAAAATGGCCCTTCCGCCTCGTTGAGGCCGATGGTGTGGGCGAACGGGCAGACCAGGTAGGACTCGAAGCCGTGCTGACGGAAATACCGCCGGGCCGGCGCGTCGATTTCCCGTCCGGTCAAGCCAGGCTGCAATTTTTCTCGGGTCAGGACGAACGCTTCACGCAAATACTTCATGCTCTCAATCTGCCGGGCCGAGTAGACTCCGTTGACCGGCAGAGCGTCGCCGACCACGCCGGCGTAACCGCATACTTTCGGCGCGATACCGATCATCACCATCTCGCCGTCCTGCATGATTTTGTTGGTTGAGGTCGGCACTACGGCGTTGCTGCGGCTGCCGCTGCCGACGATGGCGGTGAAGCCGAAGCCGGTGGCGCCGCGGCTGCGCGCGGCATATTCGCCGGCTGCCGCCACTTCGATTTCACTGTTGCCGACGGCGATTTTCGCTTTCATCGCTTCATAGGCAAAATCGGCCAGCTTGAAAGCGGCGCGAATCTGTTCAATTTCCCATGGTGATTTCCCGGCGCGGAAAGCCAGAAATTCGGTCGTGATGTCGGAAATTTCCACACCGGCGAAACCCGCTTCGATCTCGCGGCGGCAGCGGTAGGGCATCCGGTCGCCGCCGACCAGGCCGATCCGGCGAACGCTGCCGAGGGTTTGCTGCAATTCGGCGAACAATTCCGGAAAACCGATGATTTCGGCGGCCGGGTACTCTTCGTCCGGCACCATGAACACCGGAAAATTCCGGGTATTCTTGACCGCGCTGTCCTGCCGGGCGAACGGTTCGCTTTCGGGGCCGCCGAGCAGCATGGCCGGTCCCTTGCGGGGCACCAGCACCGCTCCGCTCTCGAACTGCGGACACCAGCCGGTCAGGTACCAGCCGTTGGCCAGGTTGCATTCATCGTAATAGACCAGGGCCAGGTCGAGATTTTTGGCCTCCAGCAATTTTTTTACGGCGTCGAGACGTTGTTCACTTTCACTCGCAATCAGGTAACTCATGAGCCTTCTCCTTGACTTTGGGACCATTTAGGGGTGGTGAAATGTTATATTTAACAGTTCTATGTTAAAAATGTCTGGATTTTCGGAAAAATCAAGCGCCGATTGGAAAAAAATCTTGTATTTTCACATTTAAATGTTATTTTTAACTTTATAAAAGCGGAAAACCAAACTGAAACGGGACCGAAAAAAGCCGGCATTTTCGAATGACGATCACTGTGAAATCAATTTAACTTTGCGGAGTGGGTGGAAAATGAAAGCGAGCAAATCCAAAGGGGTTTCGATCGAAATGATCGCCGCCGAATGCGGACTCAGCGCGATGACGGTAAGCCGGGCGTTGCGGCAGCAGGTCAGCGTGGCGGAAAAAACCCGGGAAAAGGTCTATGACGCGGCGGCCCGGCTGGGGTATTTGCGGTTGTCGCGGGCCGGGCGGAAACAGAATGAACCGGAAGCGCAGCACCGCCGGCTGATCCAGTTGATCGTCAGCACCCAGCAGGGATCGATGGCGCGGTTTCACTCCGAAGTGATTGCGCTGCTGGTCCAGGATCTGGCGATGCACGGTTTCGAGTGCATCATCCGGACGACGGACTGCAATTACACCAATTTCCTGCGGCTGATCGAAACGGCCAAAAACGCCGACGTCGAGCGGACGGTGATCATCGGTTCGTTTTCCGACGCCGAACGGCGGGCGCTGTTGGTCGCTTTGCCGAACTCGCTGCTGCTGGACGACTCCGGCCGGGACGTGCTGGAAGCGGCGTACAGTTCCTTCGCATTCGACAATACCTGTGCGGCGGCGCTGGCCGTGCAACATCT encodes the following:
- a CDS encoding Xaa-Pro peptidase family protein, encoding MSYLIASESEQRLDAVKKLLEAKNLDLALVYYDECNLANGWYLTGWCPQFESGAVLVPRKGPAMLLGGPESEPFARQDSAVKNTRNFPVFMVPDEEYPAAEIIGFPELFAELQQTLGSVRRIGLVGGDRMPYRCRREIEAGFAGVEISDITTEFLAFRAGKSPWEIEQIRAAFKLADFAYEAMKAKIAVGNSEIEVAAAGEYAARSRGATGFGFTAIVGSGSRSNAVVPTSTNKIMQDGEMVMIGIAPKVCGYAGVVGDALPVNGVYSARQIESMKYLREAFVLTREKLQPGLTGREIDAPARRYFRQHGFESYLVCPFAHTIGLNEAEGPFFGPNSDDVLEPGMTVCVDISFFGHPEFNGIRIESGYEITAAGAVPFSPALDKRHSDLDHFEF
- a CDS encoding LacI family DNA-binding transcriptional regulator, giving the protein MKASKSKGVSIEMIAAECGLSAMTVSRALRQQVSVAEKTREKVYDAAARLGYLRLSRAGRKQNEPEAQHRRLIQLIVSTQQGSMARFHSEVIALLVQDLAMHGFECIIRTTDCNYTNFLRLIETAKNADVERTVIIGSFSDAERRALLVALPNSLLLDDSGRDVLEAAYSSFAFDNTCAAALAVQHLLKNDRQRIALITGPAEHYFSREIEFGYRDTLETAGFEPDDQLILYTDFTAEGAQAAVNTLLNRQIPFDAIFTNDEMAAGVYRALYEHNLRIPDQISVCGCDGLPLGEQLYPRLTTVMLDYRQLAKQAVECILNSNVNPMKIRLIPSLLVRES